A genomic stretch from Procambarus clarkii isolate CNS0578487 chromosome 14, FALCON_Pclarkii_2.0, whole genome shotgun sequence includes:
- the LOC138364648 gene encoding streptococcal hemagglutinin-like translates to MMVYPQGSVLSTTLLLDALNSLVSSLPSVIFSALFVDDLTLCCQVAAVSVAAVVSVTAVLSVTAVLSVAAVSVAVVSVAAVLSVAAAVLSVTAVLSVTAVLSVAAVVSVVAVVSVAAVLSVTAVVSVAAAVLSMTAVLSVTAAVLSVTAVLSVAALLSVAAVVSVAAVVSVAAAVLSVTAVLSVAAVLSVAAVVSVAAVVSVAAVLSVTAAVLSVTAAVLSVTAAVLSVAAVLSVAAVLSVTAVLSVAAVLSVAAAVLSVTAVLSVTAVLSVAAVVSVVAVVSVAAVLSVTAVVSVAAAVLSMTAVLSVTAAVLSVTAVLSVAALLSVAAVVSVAAVVSVAAAVLSVTAVLSVAAVLSVAAVVSVAAVVSVAAVLSVTAAVLSVTAAVLSVTAAVLSVAAVLSVAAVLSVTAVLSVAAVVSVAAAVLSVTAVLSVAAVVSVAAVLSVTAVLSVAAVVSVAAVTLAVTVQI, encoded by the coding sequence tggcggcggtgtcagtggcggcggtggtgtcagTGACGGCGGTGTTGTCAGTGACGGCGGtgttgtcagtggcggcggtgtcagTGGCGGTggtgtcagtggcggcggtgttgtcagtggcggcggcggtgttgtCAGTGACGGCGGTGTTGTCAGTGACGGCGGtgttgtcagtggcggcggtggtgtcagtggtggcggtggtgtcagtggcggcggtgttgtcagtgacggcggtggtgtcagtggcggcggcggtgttgtCAATGACAGCGGTGTTGTCAGTGACGGCGGCGGTGTTGTCAGTGACGGCGGTGTTGTCAGTGGCGGCGTtgttgtcagtggcggcggtggtgtcagtggcggcggtggtgtcagtggcggcggcggtgttgtCAGTGACGGCGGtgttgtcagtggcggcggtgttgtcagtggcggcggtggtgtcagtggcggcggtggtgtcagtggcggcggtgttgtcAGTGACGGCGGCGGTGTTGTCAGTGACGGCGGCGGTGTTGTCAGTGACGGCGGCGGtgttgtcagtggcggcggtgttgtcagtggcggcggtgttgtcAGTGACGGCGGtgttgtcagtggcggcggtgttgtcagtggcggcggcggtgttgtCAGTGACGGCGGTGTTGTCAGTGACGGCGGtgttgtcagtggcggcggtggtgtcagtggtggcggtggtgtcagtggcggcggtgttgtcagtgacggcggtggtgtcagtggcggcggcggtgttgtCAATGACAGCGGTGTTGTCAGTGACGGCGGCGGTGTTGTCAGTGACGGCGGTGTTGTCAGTGGCGGCGTtgttgtcagtggcggcggtggtgtcagtggcggcggtggtgtcagtggcggcggcggtgttgtCAGTGACGGCGGtgttgtcagtggcggcggtgttgtcagtggcggcggtggtgtcagtggcggcggtggtgtcagtggcggcggtgttgtcAGTGACGGCGGCGGTGTTGTCAGTGACGGCGGCGGTGTTGTCAGTGACGGCGGCGGtgttgtcagtggcggcggtgttgtcagtggcggcggtgttgtcAGTGACGGCGGtgttgtcagtggcggcggtggtgtcagtggcggcggcggtgttgtCAGTGACGGCGGtgttgtcagtggcggcggtggtgtcagtggcggcggtgttgtcAGTGACGGCGGtgttgtcagtggcggcggtggtgtcagTGGCGGCGGTAACATTGGCCGTGACCGTGCAGATATAG